A part of Methanohalobium evestigatum Z-7303 genomic DNA contains:
- a CDS encoding DUF424 domain-containing protein, giving the protein MYLKIHQSSRYYVVAVCDEDILGKTLKEGNLTVEISEQFYKGKTASENEVIEALSVATTANIFGEESVACAIKCSAVDPENVIRINDVPHAQIFRV; this is encoded by the coding sequence ATGTACCTTAAAATACATCAGTCCAGTAGATATTATGTAGTCGCAGTATGTGATGAAGATATTCTGGGCAAAACATTAAAAGAGGGAAACCTTACAGTAGAAATATCTGAACAGTTTTACAAAGGTAAAACAGCATCTGAAAATGAAGTTATTGAAGCGCTTTCAGTAGCGACAACAGCAAACATTTTCGGAGAGGAATCGGTTGCTTGTGCCATCAAATGTAGTGCAGTTGACCCTGAGAATGTAATCCGAATAAATGACGTTCCACATGCACAGATATTTAGAGTATAA
- a CDS encoding LAGLIDADG family homing endonuclease yields the protein MAEEGWKERFGTFFRRYYWDEILHLANEYPEQRSLTVNYYDIENFDQELADELIVNPDEIIPAAEEVLREGEELVLPVDKSLEEVHLRIINNPNKITIRNLRSKHLMQSVAVEGMIRKATEVRPKITNAAFYCMRCEHVTYIPQTSQKFTEPHECENETCGRKGPFKTLVDKSTFVDAQKLQIQESPENLRGGEQPQSLDIDVDDDLAGIVTPGDRVIINGVLRSHQRTLRDGKSPFYDLVLHANSIEYVNKEFEELEITPEDEEEILELSKDPQIYEKVAKSISPSIYGYENIKEALALQLFSGVTKALPDSSRVRGDIHILIVGDPGIAKSQMLRYMEKLAPRGVFTSGKSASSSGLTASAVRDELGDGRWTLEAGALVMADMGVAAVDELDKMSSEDKSSLHEAMEQQCYDDQTEILTENGWKFFKDVIEGERVASLTPDGKLEYVVPGMYVASDYEGDMYYLKSRQVDLAVTPNHNMYVDINKRANEWTGFDLHRMDSLPLHKRMRFKKNAYWDGERIETFEIPSIVKYVNQNCSGIETESITVKMNDWLEFLGYYLPEGSVKYMNGIPYSVQITQKTSGKIQKIQNSLDRLGFKWSYDGHSFSIHSKQLAKYLSMFGKCHEKFVPEYVKKLCPGQIKIFVDAMVLGDGYIRCETGQMAYITSSKRLADDMQELALKMGYSANNYVVVNKGEIIQVPEGRSSVISNDIYEVSFIREGGNHPSINTNGNYHIEKKPYKGKIYCVEVPNHVLYVRRNGKPVWCGNTVSVAKAGIIATLKSRCALLGAANPKYGRFDRYEGIATQINMPPALISRFDLIFVLLDVPDDDKDRRIANHILKAHYAGEMMEQRSNNPVSEVSQQQIDSQMDVISPPIDVEKLRKYVAYARRNVYPILEDDARNHLIEFYMNLRKMGEDKDAPVPVTARQLEALVRLTESSARVRLSSVATLEDAKRTTNLVYTCLKQVGVDPDTGAFDVDVIETGTSKSQRDKIKVIREIIQSLADEHSDKKGAPVEEVYSRAEEEQIDREHAEELVTRMRRQGDLLSPDKDHIRLV from the coding sequence TGGCAGAAGAAGGATGGAAAGAAAGGTTCGGCACTTTTTTTAGACGTTATTACTGGGATGAGATACTTCATCTTGCAAATGAATATCCTGAACAACGCAGTTTAACAGTGAATTATTACGATATTGAAAATTTTGATCAGGAACTTGCAGATGAATTAATTGTAAATCCCGACGAGATAATACCTGCTGCAGAGGAGGTTTTAAGAGAAGGAGAGGAACTAGTACTTCCGGTTGATAAGTCTCTTGAGGAAGTGCATTTACGGATAATTAATAATCCGAATAAAATTACGATAAGGAATCTTAGAAGCAAACATCTCATGCAATCTGTAGCGGTTGAAGGGATGATACGTAAAGCTACAGAAGTGCGCCCCAAAATAACAAACGCAGCTTTTTACTGTATGCGATGCGAGCATGTTACCTACATACCCCAGACAAGCCAGAAATTTACAGAACCCCATGAATGTGAAAATGAAACCTGTGGCAGAAAGGGACCATTCAAAACGCTTGTTGATAAATCTACTTTTGTAGACGCCCAGAAACTTCAGATACAGGAATCCCCTGAAAATTTAAGAGGAGGAGAACAGCCCCAGAGCCTCGATATTGATGTTGATGATGACCTTGCTGGAATCGTTACCCCGGGTGATAGGGTAATAATTAATGGAGTCCTTCGTTCTCATCAGCGTACCCTGCGTGATGGCAAATCGCCTTTTTATGACCTTGTGTTGCATGCAAATTCAATAGAATACGTGAATAAAGAATTCGAGGAACTTGAAATAACTCCTGAAGATGAAGAGGAAATCCTTGAGTTGAGCAAAGACCCCCAGATTTATGAAAAGGTAGCAAAATCTATTTCTCCATCGATTTATGGCTATGAAAACATTAAGGAAGCACTTGCTCTTCAATTGTTTTCAGGCGTTACCAAAGCATTACCTGATAGTTCAAGAGTGAGAGGAGATATCCATATTCTTATAGTTGGAGACCCGGGTATAGCAAAAAGTCAGATGCTGCGTTATATGGAAAAACTTGCTCCAAGAGGAGTGTTCACTTCAGGTAAAAGTGCGTCATCCAGTGGTCTGACAGCATCAGCGGTAAGGGATGAACTGGGTGATGGAAGGTGGACACTGGAAGCAGGTGCACTTGTCATGGCAGATATGGGTGTAGCTGCTGTTGATGAACTTGACAAAATGAGTTCAGAGGATAAAAGTTCACTTCATGAGGCAATGGAACAGCAATGTTATGATGACCAGACAGAAATTCTAACTGAAAACGGATGGAAATTTTTTAAAGATGTAATTGAAGGAGAAAGAGTTGCTTCACTTACACCAGATGGAAAACTAGAATATGTAGTCCCTGGAATGTATGTAGCTTCTGATTATGAGGGGGATATGTATTATCTTAAATCACGTCAGGTTGACCTTGCTGTTACACCAAACCACAACATGTATGTTGATATCAACAAACGTGCTAATGAATGGACAGGATTCGACCTTCACCGGATGGATTCATTACCTCTACATAAAAGGATGCGTTTTAAGAAAAATGCATACTGGGATGGTGAACGCATCGAAACATTTGAAATACCATCTATAGTCAAGTATGTCAATCAGAATTGTTCAGGGATAGAAACTGAATCAATTACTGTTAAAATGAATGATTGGCTTGAATTTCTTGGTTATTATCTTCCTGAAGGTTCAGTAAAATACATGAATGGAATTCCCTATTCTGTGCAGATAACACAGAAAACATCTGGAAAAATCCAAAAAATCCAGAATAGTCTGGATAGGCTTGGTTTTAAATGGAGTTATGATGGGCATTCATTTAGTATACATTCAAAACAACTTGCAAAATATCTTTCCATGTTTGGAAAATGCCATGAAAAATTTGTTCCTGAATATGTGAAAAAACTTTGTCCTGGGCAAATAAAAATATTTGTTGATGCAATGGTTCTTGGTGACGGATATATCAGATGTGAAACCGGGCAAATGGCTTATATTACCAGTTCAAAGCGGTTAGCTGATGATATGCAGGAACTTGCACTTAAAATGGGTTATTCTGCAAATAATTATGTCGTTGTAAATAAAGGAGAAATAATCCAAGTTCCTGAAGGCCGGTCAAGTGTTATATCTAATGATATATATGAGGTATCTTTTATCCGTGAGGGAGGTAATCATCCAAGCATCAATACAAATGGGAACTACCATATTGAGAAGAAACCCTATAAAGGAAAAATTTACTGTGTGGAAGTACCTAACCATGTTCTTTATGTAAGGAGGAACGGCAAACCGGTATGGTGTGGTAATACGGTATCAGTTGCGAAGGCGGGTATAATAGCTACATTAAAATCCAGATGTGCTCTGCTTGGTGCAGCAAATCCAAAATACGGACGTTTTGATAGATACGAAGGTATTGCCACCCAGATAAACATGCCTCCTGCACTGATTTCTCGTTTCGATTTAATTTTTGTACTTCTTGATGTACCGGATGATGATAAGGATAGAAGAATTGCCAATCATATTCTCAAGGCACATTATGCTGGGGAAATGATGGAACAGAGATCAAATAATCCTGTGTCAGAAGTCAGTCAACAGCAGATTGATTCCCAGATGGATGTAATTAGTCCTCCGATTGATGTGGAAAAATTGAGAAAATATGTGGCTTATGCCAGAAGAAATGTATATCCTATACTTGAGGATGATGCACGCAACCACCTGATAGAGTTTTACATGAACCTGCGTAAAATGGGTGAAGATAAGGATGCACCGGTACCGGTTACTGCAAGACAGTTGGAGGCACTGGTAAGACTTACCGAATCAAGTGCCCGTGTTCGTCTTAGCAGTGTAGCCACTCTGGAAGATGCAAAGCGCACAACAAATCTTGTGTATACATGCCTCAAACAGGTGGGAGTAGACCCTGATACCGGTGCGTTTGATGTGGACGTTATTGAGACAGGAACGTCCAAGAGTCAGAGAGATAAGATAAAAGTAATAAGAGAAATTATACAATCACTTGCTGATGAGCATTCTGATAAAAAGGGTGCTCCTGTTGAGGAAGTCTATTCCAGAGCAGAAGAAGAGCAAATAGATCGAGAACATGCCGAAGAACTGGTTACCAGAATGAGACGACAGGGAGACCTGTTGTCACCGGATAAAGACCATATTAGATTGGTTTGA